The DNA window GCGCATGGCGATTTTCCCCGAGGGAACCACTACCGACGGCACCGAACTGAAGCCCTTCCACGCCTCGCTTCTGCAGCCCGCCGTCGAGGTCCAAGCGCCGGTGTACCCGGCCGCCCTTCGCTACCGAGACGCATCGGGTGCGCTTTCCAAGGCCGTGCCCTACTACGGTGACATGAGCTTCGCCGAATCGCTCAAGCGCATCCTGCGAGAGCCGCGGATCTACGCCGAGCTCATTTTCTGCGACCCGATCGATGCCCGCGGCCTCACTCGCTACGATCTCGTCCGTGGCGCGGAGCAGGCGATCGCGAGCGCCCTGCGCCTGCCGACTCCCCGCAGGGGACCTGGAAAACGCGCCGGTCCTCCAGACGAAACGCCGTCAGCTTCCCCCCCCACACACACCCCGTATCCAGCGCCGCCAGATGCTCAGTCAAGCGCAACCCCTGCGCTGCCCAGTGTCCGCAGACGATGAAATGATCGCGGCTGCGCCGCTCGGGCACGGCGTACCACGGCACGCAACCGGACGGCGCCTCTTCGGGCGTGCCCTTGTGGGAAAACTCCATCCGACCGTCCCGCGTCACGACCCGCAGGCGAGTCATGGCGTTGACGACGACCCGCAGTCGATCGTAGCCGGTGAGGCGCTCGTCCCAGCGGTCCGGCTGGTTGCCGTACAGGTGACGGCAAAGCCCGTCCAGATCCTCCACCAGCGCCCGCTCGACTTCGCGTCCCAAGGCCAGCGCCTGGGGGATGCTCCATTGGGGTAGCAGCCCTGCGTGCACCAAGACGGTCTTGCCCTCGGCGTGGATGAGGGGGCGGCGGCGCAGCCAGTCGAGCAGCTCTTCCCGGTCCGGGGCGCGCAGCACGGGCTGCAGCGTATCCTGGCGGTGCATCCGCTCGACCCCCCGGGCCACCATGAGCAAATGCAGGTCATGGTTTCCGAGCACCGTCACCGCCGTCTGTCCCAGGCTTTTCACGAAGCGCAGCACCTCGAGGGACGCGGGCCCGCGATTGACCAGGTCGCCGGTGAACCATAACCGGTCCTGGTTCGGATCGAAGCGCACTTCCTCCAGCAGGCGCTGCAGGGGCGCGAGGCAGCCTTGGAGGTCGCCGATTGCGTACGTGGCCATCGCGATTGCGTGGGTGTCGGAAAAACAAAAAAGGCGCAGACCCGGTCTGCGCCTGGGGGGCTGCTCGCGTTTACCTTGCGTGATCCACCAGGTAGTCCACTGCAGCCTTGACCGCCGCGTCGGGTAGGCTGACGTTGCCGCCCTTGGGCGGCATGGCGCCCTTGCCCTTCAGCGCACTCACGTACAGCCCTTCCTTGCCTTGGGCGATGCGGGGTGCCCAGGCGGCCTTGTCACCGAACTTCGGGGCGCCTGCCACACCGGTGGCATGACAGGCGGCGCAAGTCTTCTGGTACACCGTCTGGCCGTCGTCGGCCGCCGCCTGAGCCGGTGCGTCCGCGGCTGGGGTCGGCGCGGGAGCGGCCGCAGCGAGCTTGGCTTCCGCCTCGGCGGCCGGCGTTCCTGCCACGACCAGCGTGCCCACCGGCTTCAGCCGCTGGGCCACTGCTTCCGGCGTCATCGCCTCTTTGGGCGCTTTGATTCCACCGGTGACCAGGTTCGCCACCATCACGATGACGACGACCGGCACGAGAAAGGCCAGCACGACCGTGATGGCCAACTGCTTCGGGGTCTTGATTGGAGAGGAGTGCTCTTCGATGCGTATGTCTGCCATGCCAAGTCTCGGGCGCAAAAAAATTCTTGAAATTATAGCGGCTTTGCCGGGGACGCTCAAAGCGTGGGCGTGGACGCTCCCGCGGGAAATCGGCATAATAAAGCCCCCACGCGCCCGTAGCTCAGCTGGATAGAGTGTCGGCCTCCGGAGCCGAAGGTCGTGAGTTCGAATCTCGCCGGGCGCGCCATTTTTCCTCTCCTTTCGCTTTTCCTTGGAACGGCAAAGCCCCTCGTGCAAGGGGCCGAGGCATGCCCCCGGGGCGCTGGGGTCGCCTTGTCAGCGCAGGCTGGGAAAGGAGCCGCGCAGGCTAGAGGGCCAGCACCCGCGTCGGCTCCGCGTAAGGCAGCCCCAGGGCCTCGGCCACACCGCGGTGGGTGATGCGCCCGCGGCAGATGTTTAACCCGTCGCGCAAATGCGGGTCGTCCTGCATCGCTCGCTGCCAGCCCTTGTCGGCGAGCGCCAGCACGAAGGGCAGTGTGGCGTGGTTGAGCGCGTAGGTGGAGGTATGGGGCACCGCGCCCGGCATGTTGGCCACGCAGTAGTGCACCACGCCTTCTTCCACGTAAGTGGGCTCGGCGTGGGTGGTGGGCCGCGAGGTCTCGACGCAGCCGCCCTGGTCGATGGAGACGTCGACGATCGCTGAGCCCGGTTTCATGGCCCGCACCAAGTCCCGCGTCACAAGCTTGGGCGCGGCGGCACCCGGGATCAGCACCGCCCCGATCACCAGTTCCGCTGCCAGGACATGCGCCTCGATGTTGTGACGGTTGGAGAAGCACGTCATGCAGCGGGCACCCAGCATGTGGTCGATGCGGCGCAGCCGCTCCACCGAGCGGTCCAGGACCGTCACCTGGGCGCCCGTGCCCACGGCCATCTGCGCTGCGTTCGTTCCTACGACGCCAGCGCCGAGGATGACGATGCTTGCCGCCGGCACGCCGGGCACGCCCCCCAGCAGCACGCCCATGCCACCGTTCTCGCGCTCCAGGCACCGGGCGCCGGCCTGGATCGCCATGCGCCCGGCCACTTCCGACATGGGCGCGAGCAGCGGAAGCTCCCCGCTGGGCGAGGTGACCGTCTCGTAGGCC is part of the Pelomicrobium methylotrophicum genome and encodes:
- a CDS encoding symmetrical bis(5'-nucleosyl)-tetraphosphatase — encoded protein: MATYAIGDLQGCLAPLQRLLEEVRFDPNQDRLWFTGDLVNRGPASLEVLRFVKSLGQTAVTVLGNHDLHLLMVARGVERMHRQDTLQPVLRAPDREELLDWLRRRPLIHAEGKTVLVHAGLLPQWSIPQALALGREVERALVEDLDGLCRHLYGNQPDRWDERLTGYDRLRVVVNAMTRLRVVTRDGRMEFSHKGTPEEAPSGCVPWYAVPERRSRDHFIVCGHWAAQGLRLTEHLAALDTGCVWGGKLTAFRLEDRRVFQVPCGESAGAGRSRSPAPRHGRDRSE
- a CDS encoding c-type cytochrome codes for the protein MADIRIEEHSSPIKTPKQLAITVVLAFLVPVVVIVMVANLVTGGIKAPKEAMTPEAVAQRLKPVGTLVVAGTPAAEAEAKLAAAAPAPTPAADAPAQAAADDGQTVYQKTCAACHATGVAGAPKFGDKAAWAPRIAQGKEGLYVSALKGKGAMPPKGGNVSLPDAAVKAAVDYLVDHAR
- the ald gene encoding alanine dehydrogenase, which encodes MLIGVPKEIKTHEYRVGLTPASVKEVTAHGHRVIVERGAGAGIGATDTEYLGAGAEVVDSADEVYARAEMIVKVKEPQAVERARLKENQILFAYLHLAPDPEQARDLMKSGVVAVAYETVTSPSGELPLLAPMSEVAGRMAIQAGARCLERENGGMGVLLGGVPGVPAASIVILGAGVVGTNAAQMAVGTGAQVTVLDRSVERLRRIDHMLGARCMTCFSNRHNIEAHVLAAELVIGAVLIPGAAAPKLVTRDLVRAMKPGSAIVDVSIDQGGCVETSRPTTHAEPTYVEEGVVHYCVANMPGAVPHTSTYALNHATLPFVLALADKGWQRAMQDDPHLRDGLNICRGRITHRGVAEALGLPYAEPTRVLAL